aaatattcctatgtaaaaattcgacccccaattgtggccccactgtacccccggggatcatgatttgaacaaacttgaatctacaccacctgaagatgcttccacgcaagttacagcttttctggccaattggttctagagaagatttttaaaatacaccatTACTTTTTCactaattcctaattatctccccttgaaagagggcgtggctcttcatttgaacaaacctgaatccccttcacctatgGCATCACTTTATggcaagtttggttgaaattggcccagtggttcttgagaagaagatgaaaatgtgaaaagtttacaacaacaacgacgacgacaacgacgacagacaacggacaaattgtgatcagaaaagatcacttgagcctttggcatTCAGATGTTTGTTCTAAAAGGATCTACTTAATACCTATGCTGTTTACCTGGAGTGAGTTCTGGAGAGGGAAGTCACCTTCCTGCCATCAGCCGTCATGTGGTTCCAACCAAATGGGGAGCCACCATCACTGGGGGACCACTGGACCTTGGGCATCCCCACTAGACTGTCCCTGTAGTCCTCAGCCAGCTCCCCCGGGGTACTGGTGTTGGGGGATCCATCATCAGGGAGACGAATGGAGCTGTCACTCAAATTCCCAGCGGACGATGTGGACGGGCTGTTTCTGTTCTTATCATCTGAGGGAGAGGAAGTCGCGAGGTCTAGGGGTCCGTCGGAATCTGCATTGCTAGCAGCAGCTTTTGAAGAATCTGCTTTGGAAGTATCATTGACTTCAGTTTTCCCATTTGGTGTATTAACATTGTTGTTCAGTTTTGATTGTTGAAAAGCAATAGCAGCTTGCATTGCATAAATTTGAGGAAATGAAAAAGATGGATGCATGAATGCAGCAGCAGCAGAAGCTAAATTTGGGGGCATGAACATTGACTTTGATGAAGCGGTTGTCATGGCGTTAGCCAGAGAGCCTGGGAGATGACCTGCATTGGCCATGGCTTGAGCTATAGAAGACATCTGTCCTGATGCCAACATTGCTTGAGCAGTAGCAGGGTTGTTCATAGCTTGTGCTAGTGATACAGGATTAGCAACATGGCCAGAGGAAGCCATAGCCTGAAGGTACTGTCCTGTAGCCAACAGAGAGTGGGGAAATTGAGCATTAGACAACATGGGTGGTGGCCAAAAGCCAGAAGCAGGAAGAGCCCCTGGGAATTTGTAATCCATTTCTGAAGAAGAGGCTATGGATTTGGCTGGGGAAGAGGTTCTGGAGTTGTTACTCTGTATGGATTCATTCAAGTTGTTGGAAGACTCCATCTCCAAGTCCTCTTCCTCTTTGATGTCGTTTGTTGGCTGATATTCAGCCTCTGGTTTGTCCATTTCCGCTGGATTCTCATCATCTTCCatctttttttccttcaaatgatTAAACCTCACAGGCTGAGATGCCTTCCTCTTGGATTTCCCGGACATTTTTGACAACAGGGTCCTTTTGGGAGCTGTCTGTATCTCGCTGCTGTTAACATCATCTACTTGCTCCTCTTCATCTTCTTGCCAGTCATCCAAGGTCGACTCATTTCCTTGGGCTTTCTGTTCATCATCAGGGTCACATGGTAACACCACTGTTACTTCGCCAATTCCTTCTTTCTCCAAAATTTCCTTTGCTTTTCTTTCCTCCATATTAGTACTTTCAGCTTTGATGTCGGCCATTTCATAGCTAGACTTCTTGGACAGATCCGATGGTAGGGCACCATTGGACTCCTCACATTTCCACTCTTTGCCAGCAATAGAATGGTGTGGAGTTTCACATGCATTACTTCCCTGTTGCTCTTCGTGCTGTTGTTGGAAGTGTTTCCGTAGAACATCATAGTCAGAAAATCCTTGCCCACAATCTCTACAGTAACAGAAATCATGACTGCTGTGCATTTTGATATGTTTCAGAAGAGAAGACTCTAGGCAGAAAGATTTCTTGCAGATCATGCAACAGTAAGATCCATTGTCTTTCCTCTTAAATCTCAGTACACTATAATGGTCAGAGAGGGAAGTGGCTGAACTCGGACCCAGGCAGTCTGTGGGAGGGGTGGAAGATTCAGCAGTTGAGGTAGATAAGCCTGTGTTGGATAACAAATTGGAATGGCATTTACGCACATGTTTGTGCATTTGATACTGAAATGGAAGTGATACAGAACAGTGTTTGCAATGATATGTTTTGATTTCCCTCTCAAAGTGGAATGAGAGATGGAACTGTATTTTGCTGAGGTAATTGAACAGTTTCCCACAGAGGTAACACCTGTATGCACACACCTTCTGTCCCGAATATGGCAGAGTCCCGTCCAGGCGTGTCACCAGAACAGTTTCACTGTCCACCTTCATATCACAGGATCCTGAGTTGGAGACTTGCTGGATTTCATATCCTGCTGTAATTCCACCTGGTTTGACCAGCTGTGTTACACTAAGTGAAGGAATAGGTGCAAATATCTTGGGATTGACAGATTCAAATGTGGAGTCTTTGTGTTTGAGGACCCCCAAGGATTCCTCTTGTAGTGGATCCCTGAAGGATTTGTCACTGCAGTAGGGAGATGGTGTCTCCCTGTTGGTCATCTGTAGAGAGTGGTATAGGGGCAGGGCTGCTGTGGAGAGGGTGGAGGGGGTGGTTGGGTACACTGCTGGGTTAGAACCTCCCTCCGAGGACAGGCTGGGGGAGGTTCTATGGTGGGAAGCATCGTTTGAGGCCTTCCCGTTGCCCATCGTGGGCACTTTGTTCTGCTTCTTGAGCTTCTGGTACCGCTCCTCTAGCCCTGGGCTCAGCTCCAGCATGTAGCCGTGAGCTGACTTGAGGTGATACATCATGCTGTTCTTGGCCCGAAATTGTTTCCCACACACCTGCAAgttacaaaaatttataaaacaaatactaATAACAAAATGCTTCTATGTAAATTAATCttcaaataaaacttatatacatatatattttcaacctgaggatatatacatattatacatgtattgttaagaGTTTATGTGTGATAAACAGTGGAATCATTTACATTATAAATGGCCATTTCTCATCGATTGTCTTAAATTAAAAGGATCACTTTAGTGGACAAACAATTATTATCCAATTACAAATATTAGAAGTCTATAAACATGTATTCAGAGAAAAGCGATACATGTCATCACAATATCTAAGAATTACAGTTGCCACAAAATACAGAGTATGTATGGCTATTTCACATAACAGTTACAGAGTAGATTTGTATAAACTTAATGCTGGTTTGCTCACCTCACATTTGAATGGCCTTTCACCTGTATGTGACATCATGTGCCTCTTCAAATCACTCGGCTTCATGCACACCTTCTTACAAATCTCACAGACTCGCTTCTTACTGGTTTCCACCACCACCCCATTAACTAGGAATGGCAGACTGCTGTCCAAGCAATCTCTGGCCAAGTTCAGGTTATTCTCAGTCTCAAATTTTTGGCGTTTCTTCTCCAGGTCCTGAATGACGGATTCGTCCACTAGCTCTCCCGCTTCTAACTTTCTCTTGCGAATGTCTGGGTACCGGGCAGCGATGCTTTTGTGTTCTATACCATGTACTGAAAACTGGTGATACAGCAATGTCCTCTTCGCATTGAAAGATTTGTTGCAAACCTGCACaggtaaaataaacaaaatatgatgaTAAAGACACaatgtttttcttatttaacctttttaacttgtttttacaTACATTTGTTTAATAAAGACATGCATCTCCCCGTTGGTCATCTGAAGAGAGTGGTATAAGGGCATGGCTTTGCACCATTAACAATTATAGAATAAATCTGTTCTTAAATCAAAGGTGTATTTAAATATGTACTgttgaaatgataaatattattttgtaaggatagtttaattttacaattgaagGAAAGGTATGCTTGTctcaataataaatatatctttatataattttttatgtactttaaaaatcttctccctcaaatttcaaaaaatttcaactcaaaaaattatttcttgtcCAGTAGCATTGGGGCCCATTGGTCCATGTAACAAAAAGATAAACTACTGAAGCATGAATCCTCTCTTGATGAAATATAATGCAGGTCCAAAACTTTGCTCTATGGGCAACCTTACAAAACATGTTCTACTTTTATATCATCAAATAACACTGAATATCAGATTTTAACATCATATAACGttacttaaggtggtatgggacatcgtTATGTTGATATTTATGTAGAAtaaagtacattaaaattagaatactttcaccagtttagaattttcatatataatacaatttaaccaaaaaatagcttttgaaaattgttggagaggtaaaaaatgtaaaacctctcagcgggattcaaactcatgacttatAGATTCGTAGCAatccctctaacccactgtgctatgTAGTAAGTTCACGggattgggaaagaaactacttaatatataattacactttatttattgtttatttagaaaaacaatatgtcacaacatggaagtgcaCCATACCATCTAATCTAGCTGaggtttttattgaaaaattatacTTTCAGCAGATCATATATCAAATGATGCCATCACATAGAAATAGATTACTTGCTCACCACCTTATCCAAACCTTCAATTTAGCCACCATCAATGGCCAACTTACCAAGCACAGGAAAGGTCTCTCTCCTGTATGTGTCCTCAGATGGGTTTTGAGTTCAGTGACAGTATCCTTTAAGACACCACAGAACTCACACTTGAACATTCCATTTTCTATTTCAAAGTGGCACCCTTCCTGAAAGGGTTCCTCACTCATGTCACTGCTGTCGTGGCCACCACCCCACCCCTGGCCCGCCCCGGGGGATAGGCTTTGGAAGTCTTCGTTATTACTGTCCTCTTCCTCACTCCCCGGATCACAACTGACTCCGTCGGATATTTCATCATCCATCATTTCCTTTTTAACTACAGCATCCACATTCTCCAGCACACTTCTCCCTCCCTCTTCCTCACTGACTACTGCCATTCTTTTATCCATGGATTCTGGATGATCAGTGGATTTCTCATTGCTCTCTGGATTTTCCGGATCCTCTTCTTTACTGACTTCGTGATCATCCACTGGAGAAGTTGACTTCATTCTCCGTTTGTCAGTGTCTGTTTCTTCCACCATGTTTCCATTTTCTGTCAGGTCCTTGCTTTCCTTGGACGAGTTAGTTTTGCTCTTGGAGGAAGAACCCCTGAGAGATTTCTTTATAATTCTGCTTTCTGTGTCTGGCCTTTCAATGAGGTTCCCATTATTGTCTGCTACTACTGTCTTGACAGATCGCCTTCTTCTGGAGCCATTTGGTGGAAGATTCCCAGCATTTTCTACAAGCAGACATTGACAAATTCCTAATAATCAACTCCAAACACAACTTTCTTTCTATAACTGAATAGAAGTTTCAACCCTAATTACACTGATAAATATCTACAACACAGCAAATCTCACTCCTGGGTATATATATGGTCATGCATGCATAGTTTAAAACCTAACACACACACCCCTTATACCATGTAGCAGTTGTTACAATATCAACATTTCCACTATTTAAACTGTTACCGGGAGCTGTTAGAACCTGATTGGGTTTGTCTTTGGTGTCTCAGTGATATCTGTTATATCATAAACCCTTTGATAAAATTACCTAACACATTAATCCTTAGAAGCTTACATAATCTTGACTACATGTGCGCTTGGCCTCCATTATCACACCTGAAAACAATTGTGTCACTACGTTCCCAATTAGATTATTAACACATACACATTTTTCACTTTCCTGAGTCAACGATAAATATACCCACACAAAATGCTCACAAACATTTCCTACCCATAAAAATGAACTGAATTACAGCTTGGGAGAAAACAGAgtactttatttcaaatgtatCAAATAAATGGCCAGGTAGATAGATGTATAGAGTTCTTTTAGCTCTAGGTTACAGTTCCATACATGCACATGTTGGGGGGAATTAATTTGTTCCAGTCATGCATGACCGGAAAGCAGCCATGTAGAACACCTGTGGGCTGTATCCAGCATGCATAAACACATTGGTTGAATATACCTACTGAGTCTATTGACAGGTAAGAAAACATGTGATTGGACCAAGCTTTTCAGCAAATACCTGTAATTACACCACTATTCATGCATTCTCAGACAGGGTTTACAATGGGAGAACTAATGACAGAGTGTTATTTCAAAATGccaatcaattaattaattaaaatagagCCCCAAGGTAAAAGTATTGATGGTTTGATAAGAGGTCAGCTAAAAAAAGGGACAAATtctatctaaaaataaatttgttgttggacttcataattataaaaaaaaatatctttccccccaaaacatgctaaaataaaattttaatatcacTTAATTAATAAATGCAGTGATATTCTCTTTCTCTAAACCACTTTTAGATTTCTAACTCTCAAAACAGATCAAAGCTGGTTGTTCCATCCATCCTTCCATCCCTTCAAGTTCCCCTACATAGAGCCCCAATGTGTGACCTACCCAGAAGATTATGCTATTTTCCCTTTAACTGAGAATTACATAACTGGCCACTTGAGTTCCCACACAATGGAGATTATACAATGTCCACCCAAGTATAGTGTCCAGCAGGTATATTGACACAGGCCAACACGAGAAACACCGAATTCCCGCTCTGATAAGACAGCCCAACTAGTGATGCGTTTCAAAAGatcttaaacatttttaagtgcCCTAACATTTCATACCTACATCTGAGTTGTCTCTTACTTTTTATTCCCCTAaccctataaaaaaaaattctgaggAGAAAATTACACATAGTAATCCTAAATTTCTAACAGAATTCAGTGcaatatgtacatatactcaatattaaatataaaaaaaaaatcatagaatatatttattactGGTAGTATTTCCAAGAAATGTTACACATTACACATCAATAGAGGATCAAGTTCTAGATACACAGCAAATTTTCTGTTATCTCCTACTCGTATTCTTGAAAATTATGTGttataatacattgtatttatattgaTGTACAGCTATCAACAACATTCAAATAACAATTGATAATTTGTATTGTTACTTAATCACTCAATCTgtctatacaaatattttaaatttgtataaatatGCAATTGATATAAATGCACCCACTGTTTCTTTTTCCATTCAATGAACTGAAATATAGATTGCCATTTATAAACTGCCTATAAAAGATGCTTTAATATTTCATAAGCATTATCGTCTACCAATCAATAAAAACAGAGGATCTACCAAGCTAAGAGAATCCTTCATACACACGCGTTAACAGACTCTAGAGAATGCAATTCACCTTCTACAATTCATATCTCACACAATTTACCGTACAAACATATATCCTTTATTTCGTATAAACATGTTTAAAGCAATTGATGCATGTGACTGGGTATCAAATTCTCCTGCCAACAGGAACAAGTGTATCCCAGAATAAACAGCCTTAAAACGTGCATTGATTTGGGGCTGTCATGCATGGTGAGACCTGGTTGTGGGCATTCCTGCATGCAAAACAAACAGGATAATGAAACACCTCCACAACACGCGAGGAGGTCCGCATACCCGAAGGTCACTCCATGGTAATGCATTTCTGCTAAAGAATTTATTCTAAATCATGCATGACCTGCCACCAAGATTAGCTTGCTCTGGGGTATGTTGCATGCTAGGATGTGACCATACATGAGCCTGTCCAACAAAAGACAATTTTTGAATAAGCACTTGTTCAAAAATCAGAACAAACTACCTGTTAATTTATTCTAAGGAAAAGCTATCCTCTTACAAATTTAAAGATTCAAAAATACTTTTACCCTCTCAACAAAAAtctgttaatttcttttttcataaaagtttttgaaaaaaatcaaggcAGTTTATCTTACCCCATTTTCTtagctgaaaaatatttttgtaattttccttTGCAAAGACCCAACACCCCAGTGGATTCTTTctggcttttttttttgcttaaccCTCTATAACTAGACATAACATTAAGCACCCTTCTACAAGTACATCCCAAAAAATACATCTCTGCCAGTTTATACAATATAGGATGTAATACATAATGGACACATAAATGTGTATAAAAAGTGACTGGTTTATCATTAACATCATCAGCGGATTAGGGGGTAGATGTCTTCCGATGCTCTTTCTTGGTGACAGGGGATCAATCACAAAGTGATCATTACATAAACCCACCAATTACTCAATGCGATGCTCCAAACCTGACCCCAGCACTCACCCCCAGCACTCACCTGACAGCCTATAACTTCAGTGGAATATTCATCTATATTCACTATTCAGCTACCCAGCAGATCTGATATACTTTCGTTATTCTACTGAATacttcaccttttttttttttgc
This genomic window from Magallana gigas chromosome 5, xbMagGiga1.1, whole genome shotgun sequence contains:
- the LOC105318482 gene encoding zinc finger protein Xfin isoform X1 yields the protein MPKISKRKQQQPSQLNENAGNLPPNGSRRRRSVKTVVADNNGNLIERPDTESRIIKKSLRGSSSKSKTNSSKESKDLTENGNMVEETDTDKRRMKSTSPVDDHEVSKEEDPENPESNEKSTDHPESMDKRMAVVSEEEGGRSVLENVDAVVKKEMMDDEISDGVSCDPGSEEEDSNNEDFQSLSPGAGQGWGGGHDSSDMSEEPFQEGCHFEIENGMFKCEFCGVLKDTVTELKTHLRTHTGERPFLCLVCNKSFNAKRTLLYHQFSVHGIEHKSIAARYPDIRKRKLEAGELVDESVIQDLEKKRQKFETENNLNLARDCLDSSLPFLVNGVVVETSKKRVCEICKKVCMKPSDLKRHMMSHTGERPFKCEVCGKQFRAKNSMMYHLKSAHGYMLELSPGLEERYQKLKKQNKVPTMGNGKASNDASHHRTSPSLSSEGGSNPAVYPTTPSTLSTAALPLYHSLQMTNRETPSPYCSDKSFRDPLQEESLGVLKHKDSTFESVNPKIFAPIPSLSVTQLVKPGGITAGYEIQQVSNSGSCDMKVDSETVLVTRLDGTLPYSGQKVCAYRCYLCGKLFNYLSKIQFHLSFHFEREIKTYHCKHCSVSLPFQYQMHKHVRKCHSNLLSNTGLSTSTAESSTPPTDCLGPSSATSLSDHYSVLRFKRKDNGSYCCMICKKSFCLESSLLKHIKMHSSHDFCYCRDCGQGFSDYDVLRKHFQQQHEEQQGSNACETPHHSIAGKEWKCEESNGALPSDLSKKSSYEMADIKAESTNMEERKAKEILEKEGIGEVTVVLPCDPDDEQKAQGNESTLDDWQEDEEEQVDDVNSSEIQTAPKRTLLSKMSGKSKRKASQPVRFNHLKEKKMEDDENPAEMDKPEAEYQPTNDIKEEEDLEMESSNNLNESIQSNNSRTSSPAKSIASSSEMDYKFPGALPASGFWPPPMLSNAQFPHSLLATGQYLQAMASSGHVANPVSLAQAMNNPATAQAMLASGQMSSIAQAMANAGHLPGSLANAMTTASSKSMFMPPNLASAAAAFMHPSFSFPQIYAMQAAIAFQQSKLNNNVNTPNGKTEVNDTSKADSSKAAASNADSDGPLDLATSSPSDDKNRNSPSTSSAGNLSDSSIRLPDDGSPNTSTPGELAEDYRDSLVGMPKVQWSPSDGGSPFGWNHMTADGRKVTSLSRTHSRLPIVNSPVNRDQICKPTTLDDGRQVFTCPFCSKNFSSYSDINRHMDFHEDIRPYKCKYCEYYARTNSQLKVHMMRHQGIREFCCKVCNYKGVTQSDLNRHMKSQIHMLKSRNECSFCGEGFVTAKNLEKHLDGNCIVKVQQEKGEYLF
- the LOC105318482 gene encoding zinc finger protein Xfin isoform X2 yields the protein MENAGNLPPNGSRRRRSVKTVVADNNGNLIERPDTESRIIKKSLRGSSSKSKTNSSKESKDLTENGNMVEETDTDKRRMKSTSPVDDHEVSKEEDPENPESNEKSTDHPESMDKRMAVVSEEEGGRSVLENVDAVVKKEMMDDEISDGVSCDPGSEEEDSNNEDFQSLSPGAGQGWGGGHDSSDMSEEPFQEGCHFEIENGMFKCEFCGVLKDTVTELKTHLRTHTGERPFLCLVCNKSFNAKRTLLYHQFSVHGIEHKSIAARYPDIRKRKLEAGELVDESVIQDLEKKRQKFETENNLNLARDCLDSSLPFLVNGVVVETSKKRVCEICKKVCMKPSDLKRHMMSHTGERPFKCEVCGKQFRAKNSMMYHLKSAHGYMLELSPGLEERYQKLKKQNKVPTMGNGKASNDASHHRTSPSLSSEGGSNPAVYPTTPSTLSTAALPLYHSLQMTNRETPSPYCSDKSFRDPLQEESLGVLKHKDSTFESVNPKIFAPIPSLSVTQLVKPGGITAGYEIQQVSNSGSCDMKVDSETVLVTRLDGTLPYSGQKVCAYRCYLCGKLFNYLSKIQFHLSFHFEREIKTYHCKHCSVSLPFQYQMHKHVRKCHSNLLSNTGLSTSTAESSTPPTDCLGPSSATSLSDHYSVLRFKRKDNGSYCCMICKKSFCLESSLLKHIKMHSSHDFCYCRDCGQGFSDYDVLRKHFQQQHEEQQGSNACETPHHSIAGKEWKCEESNGALPSDLSKKSSYEMADIKAESTNMEERKAKEILEKEGIGEVTVVLPCDPDDEQKAQGNESTLDDWQEDEEEQVDDVNSSEIQTAPKRTLLSKMSGKSKRKASQPVRFNHLKEKKMEDDENPAEMDKPEAEYQPTNDIKEEEDLEMESSNNLNESIQSNNSRTSSPAKSIASSSEMDYKFPGALPASGFWPPPMLSNAQFPHSLLATGQYLQAMASSGHVANPVSLAQAMNNPATAQAMLASGQMSSIAQAMANAGHLPGSLANAMTTASSKSMFMPPNLASAAAAFMHPSFSFPQIYAMQAAIAFQQSKLNNNVNTPNGKTEVNDTSKADSSKAAASNADSDGPLDLATSSPSDDKNRNSPSTSSAGNLSDSSIRLPDDGSPNTSTPGELAEDYRDSLVGMPKVQWSPSDGGSPFGWNHMTADGRKVTSLSRTHSRLPIVNSPVNRDQICKPTTLDDGRQVFTCPFCSKNFSSYSDINRHMDFHEDIRPYKCKYCEYYARTNSQLKVHMMRHQGIREFCCKVCNYKGVTQSDLNRHMKSQIHMLKSRNECSFCGEGFVTAKNLEKHLDGNCIVKVQQEKGEYLF
- the LOC105318482 gene encoding zinc finger protein Xfin isoform X3, producing MVEETDTDKRRMKSTSPVDDHEVSKEEDPENPESNEKSTDHPESMDKRMAVVSEEEGGRSVLENVDAVVKKEMMDDEISDGVSCDPGSEEEDSNNEDFQSLSPGAGQGWGGGHDSSDMSEEPFQEGCHFEIENGMFKCEFCGVLKDTVTELKTHLRTHTGERPFLCLVCNKSFNAKRTLLYHQFSVHGIEHKSIAARYPDIRKRKLEAGELVDESVIQDLEKKRQKFETENNLNLARDCLDSSLPFLVNGVVVETSKKRVCEICKKVCMKPSDLKRHMMSHTGERPFKCEVCGKQFRAKNSMMYHLKSAHGYMLELSPGLEERYQKLKKQNKVPTMGNGKASNDASHHRTSPSLSSEGGSNPAVYPTTPSTLSTAALPLYHSLQMTNRETPSPYCSDKSFRDPLQEESLGVLKHKDSTFESVNPKIFAPIPSLSVTQLVKPGGITAGYEIQQVSNSGSCDMKVDSETVLVTRLDGTLPYSGQKVCAYRCYLCGKLFNYLSKIQFHLSFHFEREIKTYHCKHCSVSLPFQYQMHKHVRKCHSNLLSNTGLSTSTAESSTPPTDCLGPSSATSLSDHYSVLRFKRKDNGSYCCMICKKSFCLESSLLKHIKMHSSHDFCYCRDCGQGFSDYDVLRKHFQQQHEEQQGSNACETPHHSIAGKEWKCEESNGALPSDLSKKSSYEMADIKAESTNMEERKAKEILEKEGIGEVTVVLPCDPDDEQKAQGNESTLDDWQEDEEEQVDDVNSSEIQTAPKRTLLSKMSGKSKRKASQPVRFNHLKEKKMEDDENPAEMDKPEAEYQPTNDIKEEEDLEMESSNNLNESIQSNNSRTSSPAKSIASSSEMDYKFPGALPASGFWPPPMLSNAQFPHSLLATGQYLQAMASSGHVANPVSLAQAMNNPATAQAMLASGQMSSIAQAMANAGHLPGSLANAMTTASSKSMFMPPNLASAAAAFMHPSFSFPQIYAMQAAIAFQQSKLNNNVNTPNGKTEVNDTSKADSSKAAASNADSDGPLDLATSSPSDDKNRNSPSTSSAGNLSDSSIRLPDDGSPNTSTPGELAEDYRDSLVGMPKVQWSPSDGGSPFGWNHMTADGRKVTSLSRTHSRLPIVNSPVNRDQICKPTTLDDGRQVFTCPFCSKNFSSYSDINRHMDFHEDIRPYKCKYCEYYARTNSQLKVHMMRHQGIREFCCKVCNYKGVTQSDLNRHMKSQIHMLKSRNECSFCGEGFVTAKNLEKHLDGNCIVKVQQEKGEYLF